In Xylanibacter ruminicola 23, a single genomic region encodes these proteins:
- a CDS encoding adenine-specific methyltransferase EcoRI family protein: MANKNLNAAKTAKKDEFYTQMTDIERELQHYWPHFRDKVVLCNCDDPYESNFFKYFALRFNQLGLKKLICTCYNGSPVQGNELMIDFGDFSDEPKKVAHKVVITEVKDLNGDGAVDLSDVQYLLQNDKNVISILKTGDFRDPECIELLKEADIVVTNPPFSLFREYISQLMKYEKKFIVMGRMSALHYSEIFPLFTQNKLWCGFNFNFSAVYKAPYENTLESNRKFVRSKGLNPDDNYIKVPAICWYTNLDISKRHETLDLVCKYSPEEFPHYNNFDAIDVGKVQDIPYDYEGVMGVPDTILGQFNPDQFEIIGLGSGTLGQSIGVGGIPKEHKRLMKGHSAAGDLYYMKNGLPKVPYSRILIRNKKPRTI, from the coding sequence ATGGCAAACAAAAATCTTAATGCTGCAAAGACAGCAAAGAAAGATGAGTTTTACACGCAGATGACCGACATTGAACGGGAGTTGCAGCACTACTGGCCGCATTTCCGTGATAAGGTTGTGTTGTGTAACTGCGATGATCCTTATGAGAGTAACTTCTTTAAGTACTTCGCCCTTCGATTCAACCAACTGGGGCTGAAGAAACTGATTTGTACCTGCTACAATGGCTCGCCAGTACAAGGAAATGAGCTGATGATTGATTTCGGAGATTTTTCGGACGAGCCAAAGAAGGTCGCTCACAAAGTTGTAATTACTGAGGTTAAAGACCTAAATGGTGATGGAGCTGTAGACCTAAGTGACGTGCAGTATCTTTTGCAAAATGACAAGAATGTGATAAGCATCCTAAAGACTGGAGATTTCCGTGATCCAGAATGTATAGAATTGCTGAAAGAGGCAGATATTGTTGTTACTAATCCTCCATTCTCGCTATTTAGAGAATACATAAGTCAGTTAATGAAATACGAAAAGAAGTTTATTGTTATGGGCAGAATGAGTGCACTGCATTATTCAGAAATCTTCCCATTATTCACTCAAAACAAATTGTGGTGTGGGTTTAACTTTAACTTCTCCGCTGTATACAAGGCTCCATATGAAAATACGTTAGAGTCAAATCGAAAGTTTGTTAGGTCTAAAGGACTTAATCCTGATGACAATTATATTAAAGTTCCTGCAATATGCTGGTATACAAATTTGGATATTAGTAAACGTCATGAAACTTTGGATTTGGTTTGTAAATACTCACCTGAGGAATTTCCTCATTACAACAATTTCGACGCGATAGATGTTGGTAAAGTTCAGGATATTCCATATGATTATGAAGGTGTAATGGGCGTTCCTGATACGATATTAGGACAATTCAACCCTGATCAATTTGAAATAATTGGATTGGGAAGTGGTACACTAGGTCAAAGTATTGGTGTTGGAGGTATCCCAAAAGAACATAAGCGATTAATGAAAGGACACTCTGCTGCAGGAGACCTATATTATATGAAGAACGGGTTACCCAAAGTTCCATATTCCCGTATTCTCATCCGTAACAAAAAACCAAGAACGATATGA
- a CDS encoding succinate dehydrogenase/fumarate reductase iron-sulfur subunit, which yields MARNISFTIKFWRQNGPKDQGHFDTHEMHDIPDDTSFLEMLDILNEELINEGKEPFVFDHDCREGICGMCSLYINGTPHGLTERGATTCQLYMRRFNDGDVITVEPWRSAAFPVIKDCMVDRNAFDKIIQAGGYTTIRTGQAQDANAILIPKEDADEAMDCASCIGCGACVAACKNGSAMLFVSSKVSQLALLPQGKVEAARRVKNMIAKMDELGFGNCTNTRACEAVCPKNETIANIARLNREMIKAKMAD from the coding sequence ATGGCAAGAAATATTTCATTCACAATCAAGTTCTGGCGCCAGAACGGCCCCAAGGACCAGGGACATTTCGACACCCACGAGATGCACGATATTCCCGATGATACCTCGTTTCTCGAGATGCTCGACATCCTGAACGAGGAGCTCATCAACGAAGGCAAGGAGCCCTTCGTATTCGATCACGACTGCCGCGAGGGTATCTGCGGTATGTGCTCGCTCTACATCAACGGTACACCTCACGGTCTTACCGAGCGTGGTGCTACCACCTGTCAGCTCTACATGCGCCGTTTCAACGATGGCGACGTCATTACTGTAGAGCCTTGGCGCTCAGCTGCCTTCCCCGTAATTAAGGACTGTATGGTTGATCGTAACGCCTTCGATAAGATTATCCAGGCTGGCGGTTACACCACTATCCGTACCGGTCAGGCTCAGGATGCCAACGCTATCCTGATTCCTAAGGAGGATGCTGATGAGGCTATGGACTGCGCATCTTGCATTGGCTGTGGCGCTTGCGTAGCAGCTTGTAAGAATGGTTCTGCCATGCTGTTCGTTTCATCTAAGGTAAGCCAGCTGGCACTGCTCCCACAGGGTAAGGTAGAGGCTGCCCGTCGTGTTAAGAACATGATTGCCAAGATGGACGAGCTTGGTTTCGGTAACTGTACTAACACCCGCGCTTGCGAGGCTGTTTGTCCTAAGAACGAGACCATCGCTAACATCGCTCGCCTCAACCGCGAGATGATCAAGGCTAAGATGGCCGATTAA
- a CDS encoding DNA-binding protein, protein MAIKVKAVERELKVGKDAGKYRFMMQAEIYNTLSAQKVISEASVRSGIAEGALSAAWDAIGQVVKVWATEGHSIAIPGLGRMRFGVRATTVDDVNKVSTGLITTRRVIFSPSVEIKDELKDTAINITCYDREGKIVKRVTSTDPGNIEDPDSPTDQPSTGGNNSGNSGNTGGGGNSSHEPIGD, encoded by the coding sequence ATGGCAATTAAAGTAAAAGCAGTAGAGCGCGAGCTCAAGGTAGGCAAGGATGCAGGCAAGTATCGCTTTATGATGCAGGCCGAGATCTACAACACGTTGTCGGCACAGAAGGTAATTAGCGAGGCCTCTGTTCGTAGCGGTATCGCCGAGGGTGCCCTGAGTGCGGCATGGGATGCCATCGGACAGGTGGTAAAGGTTTGGGCCACCGAGGGACATTCCATCGCCATCCCTGGTCTGGGACGTATGCGATTCGGTGTGAGGGCCACCACGGTGGATGACGTGAACAAGGTAAGTACAGGACTGATTACCACCCGACGCGTGATTTTCTCACCATCGGTTGAGATCAAGGATGAGCTGAAGGATACGGCCATCAACATTACCTGTTACGACCGTGAGGGTAAGATCGTAAAGCGTGTTACCAGTACCGATCCTGGCAATATCGAGGACCCTGATTCGCCAACCGATCAGCCTTCGACTGGTGGCAACAACAGTGGCAATAGCGGAAACACCGGCGGTGGTGGTAACTCAAGTCACGAGCCAATTGGTGATTAA
- a CDS encoding type II toxin-antitoxin system HipA family toxin, with the protein MDDLIVDIKLWGKMVGSLAWDNAAGMAVFEYDNDFRRNGIEPAPLTMPLSLGNRPFSFPANRTDCFKGLPGLIADALPDKFGNQIITEWFTRQGLPIGEITPLERLCYVGQRAMGALEFEPSKASDVLNESTEIYIDELTRLAEDIFTKRESFQERMFQQDKTILDILRVGTSAGGAKPKAIIAYNEQTNEVRSGQVKAPDGFGYWLLKFDGVTYSEHGSIMENPQGIGNVEYAYYQMAKACGIDMAECRLLTEGDNHHFMTRRFDRTNDGEKIHMQTVAGLAHLDRDQRHSYEEIFGIIRKMNLNMDATLQLYRRMVFNVVARNNDDHTKNFSFLMDRQGKWELAPAYDLCYSYKPGGRWVGQHQLSLNGKQDEHTRQDLLTVGEKMGIRRSSEIIDEVIDAVSHWRTIAQDSGVKDSHITEIENNLLLLA; encoded by the coding sequence ATGGACGATTTAATAGTCGACATAAAGCTATGGGGGAAAATGGTAGGCTCGCTGGCATGGGATAATGCTGCGGGTATGGCAGTGTTTGAATACGATAATGACTTTAGGCGTAATGGTATCGAACCCGCTCCTCTCACAATGCCATTATCTTTGGGAAATCGCCCTTTCTCTTTTCCCGCAAATAGAACAGACTGTTTTAAAGGTCTACCAGGATTAATTGCTGATGCTCTGCCAGATAAATTCGGAAATCAGATTATTACAGAGTGGTTTACTCGTCAGGGATTGCCTATAGGCGAGATAACACCATTAGAACGATTGTGCTATGTAGGACAGCGGGCTATGGGAGCCCTGGAATTTGAGCCAAGCAAGGCTTCTGACGTACTGAACGAGTCGACCGAGATTTATATCGACGAGTTAACACGATTGGCCGAGGATATATTTACAAAGCGCGAATCCTTTCAGGAACGCATGTTCCAGCAAGACAAGACTATACTCGATATTCTGCGTGTCGGTACATCGGCTGGTGGTGCTAAACCCAAAGCAATTATAGCCTACAACGAACAAACAAACGAAGTCCGCTCAGGACAGGTTAAAGCCCCTGATGGTTTTGGCTATTGGCTGCTTAAGTTTGATGGTGTTACATACTCAGAGCATGGTTCGATAATGGAAAATCCCCAGGGAATTGGAAATGTAGAGTATGCATATTATCAAATGGCCAAAGCTTGCGGCATAGATATGGCAGAGTGCAGATTGCTTACCGAAGGTGATAATCATCACTTTATGACTCGCCGTTTTGATCGTACCAACGATGGCGAAAAGATTCATATGCAGACGGTTGCAGGTCTGGCCCATCTCGACAGAGATCAACGCCATTCGTACGAAGAGATCTTCGGCATTATCCGTAAGATGAATCTTAATATGGATGCCACGCTACAACTGTATCGCAGGATGGTATTTAACGTAGTAGCCAGAAATAACGATGACCACACCAAGAATTTCTCGTTCCTGATGGATCGCCAAGGCAAATGGGAGTTAGCTCCTGCCTATGATCTATGCTATTCATATAAACCAGGCGGAAGATGGGTAGGACAACATCAGTTATCGCTTAATGGTAAACAAGACGAACATACACGCCAAGACCTGCTTACTGTTGGCGAAAAGATGGGAATCCGTCGTAGTTCAGAGATTATCGACGAGGTGATTGATGCAGTTAGCCATTGGCGTACTATCGCTCAAGACTCTGGCGTAAAAGATAGTCATATCACAGAAATAGAAAACAATCTTCTGCTATTGGCATAA
- a CDS encoding type II toxin-antitoxin system HicB family antitoxin: protein MGYLKYKGYTGSVEYSEEDKCLFGKVQGMAKDSITYEGSTVEELTKDFEEAIDDYLALCEEKGIEPRKPYSGVLNVRLTPEIHSGAAIAAQKEGITINAFIKNAVARALGMVL, encoded by the coding sequence ATGGGATATTTGAAGTATAAAGGTTACACAGGTAGTGTAGAATATAGCGAAGAAGACAAATGTCTGTTTGGAAAGGTGCAGGGAATGGCTAAGGATAGTATTACCTACGAAGGCTCAACTGTAGAAGAACTGACAAAGGACTTTGAGGAAGCTATAGATGATTATCTGGCATTATGTGAGGAGAAGGGTATTGAACCACGCAAGCCCTATTCTGGCGTGTTGAATGTCAGACTTACCCCAGAGATTCATAGCGGTGCAGCCATAGCAGCCCAGAAAGAAGGCATCACCATCAACGCGTTTATCAAGAACGCCGTTGCACGTGCATTAGGCATGGTGTTGTAA
- a CDS encoding type II toxin-antitoxin system HicA family toxin, giving the protein MNKKDKLIKRFKTQPRDFTFDEVVTLFQGCGFELEHKGSTSGSRVKFYNAKDENSYIMHKPHPSNIIKGYMMRDILNYLLTNNYIK; this is encoded by the coding sequence ATGAATAAGAAAGATAAACTCATAAAACGGTTTAAGACTCAACCTCGGGATTTTACTTTCGACGAGGTTGTTACATTGTTTCAGGGTTGTGGCTTCGAACTTGAACACAAAGGCTCTACATCAGGCTCGCGCGTCAAGTTCTACAATGCAAAGGACGAGAACTCGTACATCATGCACAAGCCCCATCCGAGCAATATTATAAAGGGTTACATGATGCGCGACATATTGAATTATCTATTAACCAATAATTATATTAAATAA
- a CDS encoding cupin domain-containing protein, translated as MNTKVFMHAIVATAMLATATTFTACLNSHADNGAAAKVESVELIRTSQSWDGVELPDYFQGRPELVAVKYVFPPGQKLGWHHHVAMNYGVLTQGELTIIGQDGKTKVVHEGEAVVEMVGTIHHGENRGTKPVILYMFYLSQKDLPLAVQHPDIPLE; from the coding sequence ATGAACACAAAGGTATTTATGCATGCTATCGTGGCAACAGCCATGCTGGCTACTGCTACTACTTTTACCGCTTGCCTTAATTCGCATGCCGATAATGGAGCAGCGGCCAAGGTAGAGAGCGTAGAGCTGATTCGTACAAGTCAGAGTTGGGATGGTGTAGAGTTGCCCGACTATTTCCAGGGGCGCCCCGAACTGGTGGCCGTAAAGTACGTGTTCCCTCCAGGACAGAAGTTGGGATGGCACCACCACGTAGCTATGAACTACGGCGTACTGACACAGGGCGAATTGACTATTATCGGACAGGATGGCAAAACCAAGGTGGTACACGAGGGCGAGGCCGTGGTTGAGATGGTTGGCACCATACACCATGGCGAGAACCGTGGCACCAAGCCGGTTATTCTGTACATGTTCTATTTGTCACAGAAAGACCTGCCGCTGGCCGTACAGCACCCCGATATACCATTGGAGTAG
- a CDS encoding AAA family ATPase, translating into MKKNERFVITINRELGSGGRTVGRILAEKLGVPYYDKVLSKALEEKFDLSHRQIEDLKGKNRSWWEEIKRVLVLGEGAANSSEYYDEDNNRYVTSEAVLKAEREILQNIASEESCVIAGRSAFFAMNENPNHLSVLIQASMDHRLKRVMAKQGLSEKEAKKVIKMVDETREEYMKNNAHTSRYDTRNYDLVIRMDGKTEEEAANVILAYIG; encoded by the coding sequence ATGAAAAAAAACGAAAGATTTGTCATCACCATTAATCGCGAGTTGGGTAGCGGTGGTCGTACCGTCGGTCGTATTTTAGCCGAGAAACTGGGCGTGCCCTATTACGACAAGGTGCTTTCTAAGGCTTTGGAAGAGAAGTTCGACCTTTCACATCGTCAGATTGAGGATTTGAAAGGCAAGAACCGTAGCTGGTGGGAAGAAATTAAGCGTGTGTTGGTTCTGGGAGAAGGAGCAGCCAATTCTTCTGAGTATTACGACGAGGATAATAACAGGTATGTGACCTCCGAGGCTGTGCTGAAGGCAGAAAGAGAAATCTTGCAAAACATTGCCAGCGAGGAGTCGTGTGTCATCGCCGGTCGTTCGGCCTTCTTTGCTATGAACGAAAATCCCAACCATCTGAGCGTTCTCATTCAGGCTTCTATGGATCATCGTCTGAAGCGCGTGATGGCTAAGCAAGGACTTAGCGAGAAAGAGGCCAAGAAAGTTATTAAGATGGTGGATGAAACCCGCGAGGAGTATATGAAGAACAATGCCCATACTTCGCGTTACGACACCCGTAACTACGATCTGGTTATCAGAATGGATGGTAAAACCGAGGAAGAGGCAGCCAATGTGATATTAGCATATATTGGCTGA
- a CDS encoding N-acetylmuramoyl-L-alanine amidase: MRTITLIVIHCSAVEPDQTSSVAQIDTWHRDRGFKFGVGYHYVVRRNGEIEAGRPEWLVGAHCVNHNKYSIGVCYEGGLNARGQPADTRTAAQKASLRKLLEILHRRYPRASIVGHHDLNPQKACPCIDNVAKEYADLQPK; this comes from the coding sequence ATGCGGACGATAACCCTGATAGTGATTCATTGTTCGGCAGTGGAACCAGACCAGACATCATCGGTGGCCCAGATAGATACCTGGCATCGTGATAGAGGCTTTAAGTTTGGTGTAGGCTATCACTACGTGGTCCGTCGTAACGGAGAGATTGAGGCTGGCAGACCGGAATGGCTGGTAGGTGCCCACTGCGTGAACCATAACAAGTACTCCATCGGTGTATGCTACGAGGGAGGACTGAATGCCCGCGGACAACCCGCCGATACCCGCACAGCTGCTCAGAAGGCGTCGTTACGCAAACTGCTGGAAATACTTCACCGCCGCTATCCGCGTGCATCGATCGTAGGTCATCACGATCTGAACCCACAGAAGGCTTGCCCATGCATTGATAACGTAGCCAAAGAGTATGCCGACTTGCAGCCCAAATGA
- a CDS encoding helix-turn-helix transcriptional regulator — MWTELSDPAILQKMGRRIRDYRMRMEMTQSELAEKSGVSMGTIVRVEQGNPISTLLLISILRTMGLLENLEVLLPELSISPLQMRKLQGKKVQRIRHKKEE, encoded by the coding sequence ATGTGGACAGAACTAAGTGATCCTGCTATCCTGCAGAAAATGGGACGCAGAATACGTGATTATCGCATGCGTATGGAAATGACCCAAAGCGAACTGGCTGAAAAGTCGGGCGTAAGTATGGGAACAATCGTAAGAGTGGAACAGGGCAATCCTATATCCACCTTATTACTTATAAGCATCCTAAGGACCATGGGGCTACTCGAAAATCTGGAAGTTCTACTACCGGAACTCAGTATTAGTCCACTACAGATGCGAAAACTACAAGGTAAAAAGGTACAGAGAATAAGACATAAAAAAGAAGAATAA
- a CDS encoding VapE domain-containing protein, whose protein sequence is MEEETKDQKPHSEQGETQHKKNWREVRATEEDIQKFLMSTLYLRHNVITGKDEFRVPEISEYAAMGIKYPTGKTPLEEWRLPGQWFEISDRVVNSLCSMLSKQKDVNPKKIWQVIDSDFVPLYNPLKAYLARLPPWDETTNPILSLAMDVNVKGGPDEQLLFYACLRKWLVGVVAGWLEEKVVNEEVLVLVGEQGNYKTRWLESLIPPELSAYFHSTSSFGKMDKDEVLKLSSFGLICLDEIDALKSEAMSRLKWAVTTKATDARKPYAHNSERRVHIASYCGTSNNLQFIDDDTGTRRWLPFEVESIRSPYEYPIHHDEIFAQAYHLYQSGFRYWFEKKEMDVVQLHNKRFEVSKPERELVSKFYRVPAKNEPCVFVSASEIMQTIGGLLIHRLTPNKLGRAMKAMGFVSVRSRGERGYNVVAYSGADIDLNRTLMAQEAKPEDEVSVVSHEVILDTFDTLF, encoded by the coding sequence ATGGAGGAAGAAACCAAAGACCAAAAACCCCACTCGGAGCAAGGGGAAACTCAGCACAAGAAGAATTGGCGCGAAGTACGTGCCACCGAGGAGGATATCCAAAAATTCCTGATGAGCACGCTCTACCTGCGGCATAATGTGATTACGGGTAAGGACGAATTCCGAGTGCCCGAAATCAGCGAGTATGCGGCCATGGGGATTAAATACCCCACGGGTAAAACGCCATTGGAAGAATGGCGATTGCCTGGCCAATGGTTCGAGATTAGCGACAGGGTGGTGAACTCGCTGTGCAGTATGCTGTCGAAACAAAAGGATGTGAATCCCAAGAAAATCTGGCAGGTTATCGACTCTGATTTTGTGCCGTTGTATAATCCGCTGAAAGCCTATCTGGCCCGACTGCCGCCGTGGGACGAGACGACTAACCCCATACTCTCGTTGGCGATGGATGTAAACGTAAAGGGTGGTCCCGACGAGCAACTGCTGTTTTACGCCTGTTTGCGCAAATGGCTGGTGGGAGTGGTGGCAGGGTGGCTGGAGGAGAAAGTGGTGAACGAGGAGGTGCTGGTGCTGGTGGGCGAACAGGGTAACTATAAAACCCGCTGGCTTGAGAGTCTGATACCTCCCGAACTGTCGGCCTATTTCCACTCTACTTCTTCTTTCGGTAAGATGGATAAGGACGAGGTGCTGAAACTATCATCGTTCGGACTGATTTGTCTGGATGAGATAGATGCGCTGAAGTCAGAGGCAATGAGTAGGCTAAAATGGGCTGTGACCACAAAAGCTACCGATGCCCGCAAACCGTATGCGCATAATTCGGAACGGCGTGTACACATAGCCAGCTACTGTGGTACCAGCAACAACCTGCAATTTATCGACGACGATACGGGCACCCGCCGCTGGTTGCCGTTCGAGGTGGAGAGTATACGTTCGCCCTACGAGTATCCTATCCACCACGATGAGATTTTTGCCCAGGCCTATCATCTGTACCAGAGCGGATTCCGCTATTGGTTTGAGAAAAAGGAAATGGATGTTGTGCAGCTGCATAACAAACGGTTCGAGGTGTCGAAACCCGAGCGCGAACTGGTAAGCAAGTTCTATCGTGTGCCTGCTAAGAACGAACCGTGCGTGTTTGTGAGTGCCTCGGAGATTATGCAAACCATTGGCGGCTTGCTGATACACCGTTTGACACCTAATAAGCTGGGGCGTGCCATGAAGGCCATGGGCTTTGTAAGCGTGCGCTCACGTGGTGAGCGTGGCTATAACGTGGTGGCGTATAGTGGTGCCGATATCGACCTGAACAGAACCCTGATGGCCCAGGAAGCCAAGCCTGAGGATGAGGTATCGGTGGTAAGCCACGAAGTTATACTTGACACATTTGACACATTGTTTTAG
- a CDS encoding HNH endonuclease family protein: protein MMTITQREVTVGEITQGYINNDEQGVRGYNGKLDIRPPYQREFIYNEKEQQAVITTVLHGYPLNVMYWVKRSNDADCPYEVMDGQQRTLSLCEYVAGKFSYDFKNFFNQPEDIQRKILNYPLTVYVCEGDASEKLEWFQTINIAGKPLNEQEINNAIFAGPFVSDAKRHFSKSNCGAYRLGKDLVNGTPIRQDFLKTALVWMADHETRQGHRMSAVSYMSAHQHDPNANNLWSYFQNVLDWAITNFDLKKYKKIMKGLDWAWLYDTYGPPKTLDTVAIGKQISALIRDSEIQKQSGIIPYVLTGDERYLDLRAFPEDIKLKVWENQEHKCAICGKEFDFEFMEGDHITPWRDGGRTVVENCQMLCRECNRRKGSK from the coding sequence ATGATGACAATTACTCAACGAGAAGTAACCGTTGGTGAAATCACTCAAGGTTACATCAATAACGACGAACAAGGTGTTCGTGGTTATAATGGTAAACTTGATATACGCCCACCATACCAGCGCGAGTTTATCTATAACGAAAAGGAACAGCAGGCTGTAATCACAACGGTATTGCATGGCTATCCCTTGAACGTGATGTATTGGGTAAAACGAAGTAACGATGCCGATTGTCCTTACGAAGTGATGGATGGTCAGCAGCGCACACTCTCACTCTGTGAGTATGTTGCAGGTAAGTTCTCGTATGATTTTAAGAATTTCTTCAATCAGCCTGAGGATATTCAGCGTAAGATATTAAATTACCCACTTACAGTATATGTATGTGAGGGTGATGCCAGCGAGAAGTTAGAGTGGTTCCAGACCATTAATATTGCAGGTAAACCGCTAAACGAGCAGGAAATTAATAATGCAATCTTTGCTGGTCCGTTTGTTTCTGATGCTAAACGGCACTTCTCAAAGTCAAATTGTGGTGCTTATCGTTTGGGTAAAGACTTAGTAAACGGTACGCCTATCCGTCAGGATTTCCTTAAAACAGCTTTAGTATGGATGGCAGATCACGAAACACGTCAAGGCCATCGTATGTCGGCTGTTAGTTATATGTCTGCTCATCAGCATGATCCTAATGCTAATAATTTGTGGTCGTACTTCCAGAATGTGTTAGATTGGGCTATTACTAATTTCGACCTGAAGAAATACAAGAAAATAATGAAAGGTCTGGATTGGGCTTGGCTTTACGATACTTATGGTCCCCCAAAGACACTTGATACGGTGGCTATTGGTAAGCAAATATCAGCACTTATACGTGATAGTGAAATTCAGAAACAATCAGGTATTATTCCATACGTATTGACTGGTGATGAGCGCTATCTTGATTTGCGTGCGTTCCCAGAAGATATCAAGTTAAAAGTATGGGAAAACCAGGAACATAAGTGTGCCATTTGCGGAAAAGAGTTCGACTTTGAGTTTATGGAGGGCGACCATATTACGCCATGGCGTGATGGAGGTCGAACAGTTGTAGAAAACTGTCAGATGCTATGTCGCGAATGTAACAGGAGAAAGGGCTCAAAATAA